A single genomic interval of halophilic archaeon DL31 harbors:
- a CDS encoding Threonine synthase (KEGG: hbo:Hbor_26920 L-threonine synthase~PFAM: Pyridoxal phosphate-dependent enzyme, beta subunit) codes for MSTADPAPLACPACGAEYVDRWRCTCGHPLEFARQPLPDGPAPDPASFDTREGLWSFQAFLPVEQQVSLGEGMTPLEDAPAWDAQFKLEYVFPTGSFKDRGATATLSRALELGVDRVVEDSSGNAGAAIATYAARAGIDAEIYVPASVKQSKLRAIEAAGATPVRVEGSRQDVTDACVEAAVSEDKGSTGDGQPGDDGASGAWYASHAWNPAFFAGTATVAYETALQRDWEVPDAVVTPLGHGTLFLGAYRGFRALKAAGWTDSIPRMYGAQAAGYAPIAAELHGTDEGTNDVADGIQIRDPVQKDAILAAIEETGGDAIALGEEPVADELQRLHGAGFYTEPTCAVAPAALRAYRERGEIHPDEDVVVPLTGSGLKT; via the coding sequence ATGAGTACTGCCGACCCCGCGCCGCTGGCCTGTCCTGCTTGTGGCGCCGAGTACGTCGACCGGTGGCGCTGCACCTGCGGCCATCCCCTGGAGTTCGCCCGACAGCCGCTTCCCGATGGGCCCGCACCCGACCCCGCCTCGTTCGATACGCGTGAGGGCCTCTGGAGTTTCCAGGCGTTCCTCCCCGTGGAGCAGCAGGTGAGCCTCGGCGAGGGGATGACGCCCCTCGAAGACGCGCCAGCGTGGGACGCCCAGTTCAAACTGGAGTACGTCTTCCCCACTGGCTCGTTCAAGGACCGCGGCGCCACCGCGACGCTCTCGCGGGCGCTGGAACTCGGCGTCGACCGGGTCGTCGAGGACTCCTCGGGCAACGCCGGAGCGGCTATCGCCACCTACGCAGCTCGGGCGGGCATCGACGCCGAAATCTACGTGCCCGCGTCGGTCAAACAGAGCAAACTCCGAGCCATCGAGGCCGCCGGCGCGACGCCGGTTCGGGTGGAGGGCTCCCGTCAGGACGTGACTGATGCCTGTGTCGAGGCGGCTGTGAGCGAGGACAAAGGGTCGACCGGTGACGGCCAACCGGGCGACGATGGTGCCAGCGGCGCCTGGTACGCCTCTCACGCGTGGAACCCCGCCTTCTTCGCTGGGACGGCGACGGTCGCCTACGAGACGGCGCTCCAACGCGACTGGGAGGTGCCCGACGCCGTGGTCACGCCGCTGGGCCATGGGACGCTCTTCCTCGGCGCGTATCGCGGATTCCGCGCGCTGAAGGCGGCCGGCTGGACAGATTCGATCCCGCGGATGTACGGCGCACAGGCCGCTGGCTACGCCCCCATCGCCGCGGAACTCCACGGCACCGACGAGGGCACGAACGACGTGGCTGACGGCATCCAGATTCGGGACCCGGTACAGAAGGACGCGATTCTCGCGGCCATCGAGGAGACGGGCGGCGACGCCATCGCGCTGGGAGAGGAGCCAGTCGCTGACGAACTCCAGCGACTCCACGGCGCTGGGTTCTACACGGAGCCAACGTGTGCGGTGGCGCCCGCAGCACTGCGGGCGTACCGCGAGCGCGGGGAGATTCACCCCGACGAGGACGTGGTCGTCCCGTTAACGGGGAGTGGGCTGAAAACATGA
- a CDS encoding domain of unknown function DUF1743 (PFAM: Domain of unknown function DUF1743~KEGG: hbo:Hbor_28320 tRNA(Ile2) 2-agmatinylcytidine synthetase): MTVVGVDDTDSRERGMCTTYLAARIAERIEAAGGTVERRLLIRLNPAVERKTRGNAALAIHTDLDADEAAAIATEELTPLAAVEDPRTSPGLVVADCEPEAVPNAIAEFAADAVREFHNLEDALSLADAAGFHTEGWAGGHGRIGALAAVGAYRAFEDWTVEHIAYREFDRCGTPRDIDEATLFGAAAEAYPAAWDTVDHGENAAVCVPNAPGPILYGIRGDTAEAVRAVAQGIDAEPVEREALFLTNQGTDAHLRDVGTANLATFHDGRAYRVDCVVAGEPETRRGGHVFVPIRSVNGDGEMAAAAFEPTKRFRDRVRALRPGDRVTVCGEVSDGTLKLEKFAIRELNRTCTANPTCPDCDRSMGSAGRGQGYRCRDCGTSAPGKVEIEIERELEEGWYEVPPCARRHIAKPLARGGFDAPIHPER; this comes from the coding sequence ATGACCGTCGTGGGCGTCGACGACACGGACTCCAGAGAACGGGGGATGTGTACGACGTATCTCGCCGCCCGAATCGCCGAGCGAATCGAAGCTGCAGGCGGAACCGTCGAGCGCCGGCTGCTGATTCGACTCAACCCCGCAGTGGAGCGCAAGACCCGCGGGAACGCCGCACTCGCGATTCACACGGACCTCGATGCCGACGAAGCTGCCGCGATCGCCACGGAGGAACTCACCCCGCTCGCGGCGGTTGAGGACCCGCGCACGTCACCGGGACTCGTCGTCGCTGATTGTGAGCCCGAAGCCGTTCCGAACGCCATCGCGGAGTTCGCCGCCGATGCAGTCCGAGAGTTTCACAACCTCGAGGACGCTCTCTCACTTGCTGACGCTGCCGGCTTCCACACCGAGGGCTGGGCCGGTGGCCACGGCCGCATCGGCGCGCTGGCCGCTGTCGGCGCCTATCGGGCATTCGAGGACTGGACCGTCGAACATATCGCCTACCGAGAGTTCGACCGCTGCGGCACGCCCCGGGACATTGACGAGGCGACGCTGTTCGGCGCTGCTGCGGAGGCGTATCCAGCGGCCTGGGACACCGTCGACCATGGGGAGAATGCGGCAGTCTGTGTGCCGAACGCCCCCGGTCCCATCCTCTACGGAATTCGGGGCGACACAGCCGAGGCAGTCAGGGCCGTAGCCCAGGGCATCGACGCCGAGCCAGTCGAACGCGAGGCGCTCTTTCTCACGAACCAGGGCACCGATGCACACCTGCGAGACGTGGGGACGGCGAACCTCGCCACCTTCCATGACGGTCGGGCTTACCGCGTTGACTGCGTCGTCGCGGGCGAGCCAGAGACCCGCCGTGGCGGCCACGTTTTCGTCCCGATTCGGAGCGTGAACGGTGACGGGGAGATGGCGGCGGCCGCATTCGAGCCGACCAAACGGTTCCGCGACCGCGTTCGCGCGCTCCGCCCGGGCGACCGCGTGACCGTCTGCGGAGAGGTGAGCGACGGCACCCTGAAACTGGAGAAGTTCGCCATTCGAGAGTTGAACCGTACTTGTACGGCAAACCCGACCTGTCCGGACTGTGACCGCTCGATGGGGTCAGCCGGGCGAGGGCAGGGGTATCGCTGTCGAGACTGCGGGACATCGGCGCCTGGAAAGGTGGAAATCGAAATTGAACGGGAGTTGGAGGAAGGGTGGTACGAGGTGCCGCCGTGTGCCCGCCGGCATATCGCTAAGCCGTTGGCCCGTGGCGGGTTTGATGCACCGATACACCCGGAGCGCTGA
- a CDS encoding Succinylglutamate desuccinylase/aspartoacylase (PFAM: Succinylglutamate desuccinylase/aspartoacylase~KEGG: nmg:Nmag_1425 succinylglutamate desuccinylase/aspartoacylase): MTITLGDASANPGEVDTGRLTVGETRDGSPIGLPVCVINGAEAGETLYLQAVSDGDELNGLGVLTRVVPRIDPAELSGSLLIVGIVNYHAFQVAQHRNPIDDTKMNRTYPGDENGSSSERIAAATFDAASRADYILDLHQASTSRMLNETRVRCGRHHRLHDACLELAKVFGTGYVLDKKGPDGQLARAAPEEGIPTVDPELGGCVGWDEKSIQYGVEGVFNVLTHYGFLEGELSVQEQTRAKGFDQYNAPAGGVAHFRKELAESVARGDVLFEVTDAFGQLNGRVTADTKGIFWRSRRLPQVATGEYVCSVATTIDSF; encoded by the coding sequence ATGACCATCACGCTCGGCGACGCGAGCGCGAACCCCGGCGAAGTCGACACCGGTCGGCTCACGGTCGGTGAAACCCGCGACGGCAGCCCCATCGGGCTCCCGGTCTGTGTGATCAACGGCGCCGAGGCCGGCGAGACGCTCTACCTACAGGCAGTCTCTGACGGCGACGAACTCAACGGGCTGGGCGTGCTCACCAGGGTCGTCCCGCGCATCGACCCGGCCGAACTCTCGGGATCGCTGCTCATCGTCGGCATCGTCAACTACCACGCCTTCCAGGTTGCCCAGCACCGCAACCCCATCGACGACACGAAGATGAATCGGACGTACCCCGGTGACGAGAACGGGAGTAGCTCCGAACGCATCGCGGCGGCGACCTTCGACGCTGCCAGCCGTGCCGACTACATTCTCGACCTGCATCAGGCCTCCACCTCCCGGATGCTGAATGAGACGCGGGTGCGCTGTGGTCGCCACCACCGGCTGCACGACGCCTGCCTCGAACTCGCGAAAGTGTTCGGCACGGGCTATGTGCTCGACAAGAAGGGGCCAGACGGCCAGCTCGCTCGGGCCGCCCCCGAAGAGGGGATTCCGACGGTCGACCCCGAGCTCGGCGGCTGTGTCGGCTGGGACGAAAAGAGCATCCAGTACGGCGTCGAGGGCGTCTTCAACGTCCTGACTCACTACGGCTTCCTCGAGGGCGAGCTCTCGGTCCAGGAGCAGACTCGCGCGAAAGGGTTCGACCAGTACAACGCCCCTGCCGGCGGCGTTGCGCACTTCCGGAAGGAACTCGCTGAATCAGTCGCCCGCGGCGACGTGCTGTTCGAAGTGACCGATGCCTTCGGGCAACTCAACGGGCGCGTGACGGCCGACACGAAGGGGATATTCTGGCGCTCTCGGCGGCTCCCACAGGTCGCGACCGGGGAGTATGTCTGCTCGGTGGCGACGACCATCGACTCGTTCTGA
- a CDS encoding transcriptional regulator, XRE family (HAMAP: HTH-type transcriptional regulatory protein~PFAM: Helix-turn-helix type 3~KEGG: hbo:Hbor_28330 transcriptional regulator, xre family~SMART: Helix-turn-helix type 3): MSRTALVENVSAMLQDAGFRVSERCAIRPKSFDVAARRGEELVLLKVLGNVDAFDAQTGAEMRRLGEHLSATPMVIGMRTRDEELKPEVVYFRHGVPAFHPDTAYDLFIEEVPPLIYAAPGGLYVNIDGELLSEMRQGRDWSLGKLASELGVSRRTVSKYEDGMNASIEVAVQLEDMFDRPFTSPMDVMDGAEDVRDAQPTPAAPEADPSDEHVVGVLTRAGFTVHPTVRAPFKAVSEDEERHGRDGATLLTGHSPFTRSAEKRARIMSSLSEVTRTRSVYFTEEQETRDSVEGTALVSCEELAATNDSEAIRELIRERAAEPGEA, encoded by the coding sequence ATGAGTCGTACCGCGCTCGTCGAGAACGTCTCGGCGATGCTTCAAGACGCCGGCTTCCGGGTGAGCGAGCGCTGTGCCATCCGGCCCAAGAGCTTCGATGTGGCCGCCCGCCGTGGCGAGGAGCTGGTGCTGCTGAAAGTGCTCGGCAACGTCGACGCGTTCGACGCCCAGACCGGGGCGGAGATGCGCCGGCTTGGCGAGCATCTCTCTGCGACGCCGATGGTGATCGGGATGCGGACCCGCGACGAGGAGCTGAAGCCGGAGGTGGTCTACTTCCGACACGGCGTGCCAGCCTTCCACCCCGACACCGCCTACGACCTCTTCATCGAAGAGGTGCCGCCGCTGATCTACGCCGCCCCGGGTGGGCTCTACGTCAACATCGACGGCGAACTGCTCTCGGAGATGCGCCAAGGCCGTGACTGGAGCCTGGGCAAACTCGCCTCGGAACTCGGCGTCTCCCGACGCACCGTTTCGAAGTACGAGGATGGGATGAACGCCTCTATCGAGGTGGCGGTCCAACTGGAGGATATGTTCGACCGCCCGTTCACGTCGCCGATGGACGTGATGGACGGTGCCGAGGACGTCCGGGACGCCCAACCCACCCCCGCCGCGCCGGAAGCGGACCCCAGCGACGAGCATGTCGTCGGCGTGCTCACCCGCGCTGGCTTCACCGTCCACCCGACGGTTCGGGCGCCGTTCAAGGCCGTCTCGGAGGACGAGGAACGCCATGGTCGTGACGGCGCGACGTTGCTGACGGGTCACTCGCCGTTCACCCGCAGCGCGGAGAAGCGCGCCCGCATCATGTCCTCGCTGAGTGAGGTGACCCGCACGCGCTCAGTCTACTTCACGGAGGAACAGGAGACGCGTGATTCCGTCGAGGGGACGGCGCTGGTTTCCTGTGAGGAACTCGCGGCGACCAACGACTCGGAGGCGATTCGGGAGCTGATTCGCGAGCGGGCGGCGGAACCGGGCGAAGCCTGA
- a CDS encoding glutaredoxin (PFAM: Glutaredoxin~KEGG: hbo:Hbor_28340 glutathione S-transferase) produces MANITLYELDGCPHCAKVISKLDELGLEYDSVMVPSSHSQRDAVKEVSGQTGVPVLVDEEHDVDAMPESDDIVEYLEETYGKAAA; encoded by the coding sequence ATGGCAAACATCACCCTCTACGAACTGGACGGCTGTCCCCACTGCGCGAAGGTCATCAGCAAGCTTGACGAGCTCGGGCTGGAGTACGACTCCGTGATGGTTCCGTCGAGCCACAGCCAGCGCGACGCGGTCAAAGAGGTCTCCGGGCAGACGGGCGTTCCGGTGCTCGTCGACGAGGAACACGACGTGGATGCGATGCCCGAGAGCGACGATATTGTCGAGTACCTTGAAGAGACGTACGGGAAGGCTGCGGCATAG
- a CDS encoding peptidase M24 (PFAM: Peptidase M24, structural domain~KEGG: hbo:Hbor_26200 xaa-pro aminopeptidase): MPTELPDSEYRSRLRELRGKLANTDADAAVWFSATSSHYVSGFEHVQTERPVVLALSQDRLEITVPRLEVERVETVDRIDAVHHYFDYPQGRPIETAAEMLEGMDADAVVADSDGAPGVMGYEGPALSTFVDVESQSWVPRMRWEKTDAEIELIQESANWGNLAHRYLAEYAEPGAHPATVSQRASMEASRAMLDTLGDRFVDNVRGTGPAHAGFISAQETALPHGHTPNQPLERGDVLITGASANVDGYNSELERTMFVGEVSDDQEHYFDLMVEAQDIAIDALGPGVPLSSVDEQVWAFFEEQHITDLAQHHVGHNIGLDGHEPPYIDRGWDDYDHVADGDGEMQPGQVYTIEPGIYTETEGYRHSDTIAITENGTEWLTYFPRDLDSNVITE, from the coding sequence ATGCCGACTGAACTTCCTGATTCTGAGTACCGCAGCCGTCTCCGCGAACTCCGCGGGAAGCTTGCCAACACCGACGCCGACGCCGCCGTCTGGTTCTCCGCGACGAGCAGCCACTACGTCTCCGGCTTCGAGCACGTCCAGACCGAACGCCCCGTCGTGCTCGCACTCTCGCAGGACCGCCTCGAGATTACGGTGCCGCGCCTGGAAGTCGAGCGAGTCGAGACCGTCGACCGAATCGACGCCGTGCACCACTACTTCGATTACCCACAGGGTCGCCCCATCGAGACGGCGGCCGAGATGCTCGAAGGGATGGACGCCGACGCCGTCGTCGCCGACAGCGACGGCGCGCCGGGCGTGATGGGTTATGAGGGGCCAGCACTCTCGACGTTCGTCGACGTGGAGAGCCAGAGCTGGGTCCCGCGGATGCGCTGGGAGAAGACCGATGCCGAAATCGAACTTATTCAGGAGTCCGCGAACTGGGGCAACCTCGCCCACCGCTACCTCGCTGAGTACGCCGAACCCGGCGCGCATCCGGCAACGGTGTCCCAGCGGGCGTCGATGGAAGCCTCCCGCGCGATGCTTGACACGCTGGGCGACCGGTTCGTCGACAACGTTCGGGGCACTGGCCCGGCCCATGCTGGCTTCATCTCTGCCCAGGAGACGGCGCTCCCCCACGGCCACACACCGAACCAGCCCCTCGAGCGCGGTGACGTGCTCATCACGGGCGCCTCGGCCAACGTGGACGGCTACAACAGCGAACTCGAGCGCACCATGTTCGTCGGCGAGGTGAGCGACGACCAGGAGCACTACTTCGACCTCATGGTCGAGGCCCAGGACATCGCCATCGACGCGCTCGGCCCAGGTGTCCCGCTCTCCTCCGTCGACGAGCAGGTCTGGGCGTTCTTCGAGGAGCAGCATATCACCGATCTGGCCCAGCACCACGTCGGCCACAACATCGGGCTGGACGGCCACGAACCGCCGTATATCGACCGCGGCTGGGACGACTACGACCACGTCGCCGACGGCGATGGCGAGATGCAGCCAGGCCAGGTGTACACCATCGAGCCCGGCATCTACACCGAGACGGAGGGCTACCGACACTCCGACACCATCGCCATCACCGAGAACGGCACCGAGTGGCTGACCTACTTCCCGCGGGACCTCGATTCCAACGTCATCACGGAGTAG
- a CDS encoding hypothetical protein (KEGG: hwa:HQ3226A hypothetical protein), whose amino-acid sequence MNRSRPPRQWLVRGVALLLVLSLVAPAVGATITGSPTSGSPDDASELQPGTMKQAANGSTVVAIQGFHHQGQGATKKPARLVSTNETGNTEWVYNGPNSEARWFYDVDPLPNGNLLVVSTNPDGTNVYEMNPESKERVWEQALPYHDTHDVDRYNESHLAVANMRQYNESCDCSNDRVVLYDREDDEIDWEWKFRNHYPNETAGGFTEDWTHVNDVEVIKNGTQLLLSPRNFDQVIVVDIESKEIVERLGEDENHDVLNAQHNPDWLTTESGNETILVADSHNDRVVEYTKENGEWVEVWSAGSSATLSWPRDADRLPNGNTLVVDSLNHRVIEITPQGQVVWEYYATWGPYDAERVAHGDESSGPTMRDQGVSGHKAIWGADGGISTTSFSSWLAGTASGTLVEGPVITFARTWGHYAPWAQPAWLNSWEFAGLVGALVVLLGWAVAETVRARKRIVAGARSLTARAV is encoded by the coding sequence GTGAACCGCAGTCGTCCTCCCCGTCAGTGGCTCGTCCGCGGAGTCGCGCTCCTCCTCGTCCTCTCGCTCGTCGCGCCAGCCGTCGGTGCCACCATCACCGGTTCCCCGACCAGCGGCTCCCCCGACGACGCGAGTGAACTACAGCCCGGCACCATGAAGCAGGCCGCGAACGGCTCGACCGTCGTCGCCATCCAGGGGTTCCACCACCAGGGCCAAGGGGCGACCAAAAAGCCCGCCCGGCTGGTCTCGACAAACGAAACTGGCAACACCGAATGGGTGTACAACGGCCCGAACTCAGAGGCTCGGTGGTTCTACGACGTGGACCCGCTGCCCAACGGGAACCTGCTCGTCGTCTCGACCAACCCCGACGGGACCAACGTCTACGAGATGAACCCCGAGAGCAAGGAGCGCGTCTGGGAACAGGCACTGCCCTACCACGACACCCACGACGTCGACCGCTACAACGAGAGTCACCTCGCGGTCGCGAACATGCGCCAGTACAACGAGTCGTGTGACTGCTCGAACGACCGGGTGGTGCTCTACGACCGCGAGGACGACGAGATCGACTGGGAGTGGAAGTTCCGCAACCACTATCCCAACGAAACCGCCGGTGGGTTCACCGAGGACTGGACCCACGTCAACGACGTGGAGGTCATCAAGAACGGCACGCAGCTCCTGCTCTCGCCCCGGAACTTCGACCAGGTCATCGTCGTCGACATCGAGAGCAAGGAGATCGTCGAACGGCTCGGTGAGGACGAGAACCACGACGTGCTGAACGCCCAGCACAACCCCGACTGGCTGACCACGGAGTCGGGTAACGAGACGATTCTGGTCGCCGACAGCCACAACGACCGGGTGGTCGAGTACACCAAGGAGAACGGCGAGTGGGTCGAGGTCTGGAGCGCCGGCAGCTCAGCCACACTCTCCTGGCCGCGGGACGCCGACCGCCTCCCCAACGGTAACACGCTGGTCGTTGACTCGCTGAACCACCGCGTCATCGAGATTACGCCACAGGGCCAGGTTGTCTGGGAGTACTACGCCACGTGGGGCCCCTACGACGCCGAGCGAGTCGCCCACGGTGACGAGTCCAGCGGCCCGACTATGCGTGACCAGGGGGTCAGCGGACACAAGGCCATCTGGGGCGCGGACGGGGGCATCTCCACAACGTCGTTCTCCTCGTGGCTGGCCGGCACCGCCAGCGGGACGCTGGTCGAGGGGCCAGTCATCACGTTCGCCCGGACCTGGGGCCACTACGCGCCGTGGGCCCAGCCGGCGTGGCTGAACTCCTGGGAGTTCGCGGGGCTAGTCGGTGCACTGGTGGTGCTGCTGGGCTGGGCTGTTGCGGAGACGGTGCGAGCCCGCAAGCGTATCGTCGCCGGCGCGCGTTCACTGACGGCGCGGGCGGTCTGA
- a CDS encoding heavy metal translocating P-type ATPase (TIGRFAM: ATPase, P-type, heavy metal translocating; ATPase, P-type, heavy metal-(Cd/Co/Hg/Pb/Zn)-translocating; Copper ion-binding; ATPase, P-type, K/Mg/Cd/Cu/Zn/Na/Ca/Na/H-transporter~KEGG: hma:rrnAC0298 zinc-transporting ATPase~PFAM: ATPase, P-type, ATPase-associated region; Heavy metal transport/detoxification protein; Haloacid dehalogenase-like hydrolase) — protein sequence MSNSGPDDTDTGAAERGADHAPESDPADRGGGDPSEPTDQSTSAAQHGSRTERLHLSVPGMDCPSCAGKVERSVDTLAGVSRIDPQPTTGRLTVDYDPDTTTPADVRERVEKAGYEIEGGLVTETFSVPDMDCASCAGKVENALAGVDGIAEYDTRPTSGTVVVSYDGDQIGAADIVAAIENAGYDVTDTTTEGGSEGGAEPTSVWRSRRAMNTWASAGLTLVGLLVQFLVTGVDAVLLSLPGIAISVADGLFLVAVAIGGQAILRNGYYSLRNRNLDIDLLMSVAILGALAASLLFGQELYMEAATLAVLFSVAQLLERRSMDEARNSLRELMELSPDEATVRRDGEELVVPADELQVGDVVVVKPGEKIPTDGQVLEGASAVNQAPITGESVPVDKQPGDEVYAGTINEEGYLEVQVTAAAGEDTLSQVIELVEDAQGNKTEREQFVERFASYYTPIVVAAAVLTAAVPPLLFGAPAATWFVYGLTLIVLSCPCAFVISTPVTVVSGITSGAKNGVLVKGGNHLEAMGGVEAIALDKTGTLTKGELTVTDVVPLGGRTKDEVLACARGLESRSEHPIGEAVIAEAEQAGVEKPTVSAFESITGKGVRAKLDESVHYAGKPGLFESLGFDLSHVHATTDGGVVMAKAEAQCERAGCLDLLAETVPQLQAEGKTVVLVGTEDELEGLVAVADEVRPEAAATVDRLHDLGIQHVTMLTGDNERTAATIAEQVGVDDYRAELLPAEKVAAVEELAERYEGVAMVGDGVNDAPALAAATVGIAMGAAGTDTALETADIALMGDDLSRLPYLYELSNEANRVIRQNIWASLGAKALLALGVPFGLVPIWAAVLVGDAGLTMAVTGNAMRLANIEPEELTE from the coding sequence ATGAGTAATTCGGGCCCGGACGATACCGATACGGGCGCGGCCGAGCGCGGTGCCGACCACGCCCCAGAATCCGACCCTGCCGACCGCGGCGGTGGGGATCCCTCGGAACCAACCGACCAATCGACATCCGCGGCGCAGCACGGCTCCCGAACGGAACGTCTCCACCTCTCGGTTCCCGGGATGGATTGCCCCTCCTGTGCGGGGAAGGTCGAGCGGAGCGTCGACACGTTGGCGGGTGTCAGTCGTATCGACCCGCAGCCGACCACCGGACGCCTGACCGTCGACTACGACCCGGACACGACGACCCCCGCAGACGTGCGCGAGCGAGTGGAGAAAGCGGGCTACGAAATCGAGGGGGGACTAGTGACGGAGACGTTCTCCGTCCCGGATATGGACTGTGCCTCCTGTGCGGGGAAAGTCGAGAACGCCCTCGCGGGCGTCGACGGCATCGCCGAGTACGACACCCGACCCACCAGCGGTACCGTCGTCGTCAGCTACGACGGCGACCAGATCGGGGCCGCCGACATCGTCGCGGCAATCGAGAACGCCGGCTACGACGTCACCGACACGACCACTGAAGGCGGGAGTGAGGGAGGGGCCGAACCAACGTCGGTCTGGCGCAGCCGTCGGGCGATGAACACCTGGGCCAGCGCGGGGCTCACGTTGGTCGGTTTGCTCGTCCAGTTCCTCGTCACGGGGGTCGACGCGGTGCTGCTCTCCCTCCCGGGAATCGCTATCTCCGTGGCTGACGGGCTGTTCCTCGTTGCCGTCGCCATCGGCGGGCAGGCCATCCTCCGGAACGGCTACTACTCGCTGCGCAACCGCAACCTCGATATCGACCTGCTGATGAGCGTCGCCATCCTCGGCGCGCTGGCGGCCAGTCTGCTGTTCGGGCAGGAACTCTACATGGAGGCGGCGACGCTCGCGGTGCTGTTCAGCGTCGCCCAACTGCTCGAACGGCGCTCGATGGACGAGGCTCGGAACTCCCTCCGAGAACTGATGGAGCTCTCACCCGACGAGGCAACAGTGCGCAGAGACGGCGAAGAGCTGGTGGTCCCGGCCGACGAACTCCAGGTCGGCGACGTGGTCGTCGTCAAACCCGGAGAGAAGATTCCGACCGACGGCCAGGTCCTGGAGGGCGCAAGCGCCGTGAATCAGGCGCCCATCACGGGCGAGTCCGTCCCCGTCGACAAACAGCCCGGCGACGAGGTCTATGCTGGAACCATCAACGAGGAGGGGTATCTTGAGGTGCAGGTCACCGCCGCCGCCGGCGAGGACACGCTCTCGCAGGTCATCGAACTGGTCGAGGACGCCCAGGGGAACAAGACCGAACGGGAGCAGTTCGTCGAGCGGTTCGCGAGCTACTACACCCCGATCGTCGTCGCCGCCGCGGTGCTGACCGCCGCCGTTCCGCCACTCCTGTTCGGTGCGCCCGCCGCCACGTGGTTCGTCTACGGGCTGACCCTCATCGTGCTCTCCTGTCCCTGCGCGTTCGTCATCTCGACGCCCGTCACCGTCGTCTCTGGCATCACCAGCGGCGCGAAAAACGGCGTGCTCGTGAAAGGGGGCAACCACCTCGAGGCCATGGGTGGTGTCGAGGCCATCGCGCTCGACAAGACCGGGACGCTCACCAAGGGCGAACTGACCGTCACCGACGTCGTTCCGCTCGGCGGCCGGACCAAAGACGAGGTGCTCGCCTGTGCGCGCGGCCTGGAGTCCCGGAGCGAGCACCCCATCGGGGAGGCCGTCATCGCGGAGGCCGAACAGGCAGGCGTCGAGAAGCCAACCGTCTCGGCGTTCGAGAGCATCACCGGCAAGGGAGTTCGGGCCAAACTCGACGAGAGCGTCCACTACGCGGGCAAGCCAGGACTGTTCGAATCGCTCGGCTTCGACCTCTCGCACGTCCACGCCACCACCGACGGCGGCGTCGTCATGGCCAAGGCGGAGGCTCAGTGTGAACGTGCGGGCTGTCTCGATCTGCTGGCGGAGACGGTTCCCCAACTCCAGGCCGAGGGGAAGACGGTCGTACTCGTCGGTACCGAGGACGAACTCGAAGGGCTTGTCGCCGTGGCTGACGAGGTTCGGCCCGAAGCCGCGGCGACGGTCGACCGGCTCCACGACCTGGGCATCCAGCACGTCACGATGCTGACCGGCGACAACGAGCGAACCGCGGCCACCATCGCCGAGCAGGTCGGTGTCGACGATTACCGAGCAGAGCTTCTCCCTGCGGAGAAGGTGGCCGCGGTGGAGGAACTCGCCGAGCGCTACGAGGGTGTGGCGATGGTCGGCGACGGCGTCAACGACGCGCCTGCGCTCGCGGCGGCGACGGTCGGAATAGCAATGGGCGCCGCCGGGACCGATACGGCGCTCGAGACGGCGGATATCGCGCTGATGGGTGACGATCTCTCCCGGCTGCCGTATCTCTACGAACTCTCGAACGAGGCCAACCGCGTTATCCGGCAGAACATCTGGGCGAGCCTCGGTGCGAAAGCGCTGCTGGCGCTGGGTGTCCCGTTCGGACTCGTCCCCATCTGGGCGGCGGTCCTGGTCGGCGACGCCGGCCTGACGATGGCGGTGACGGGCAATGCGATGCGACTGGCCAATATCGAGCCTGAGGAGCTCACGGAGTAG